The Psychrobacillus sp. FSL K6-2836 nucleotide sequence CTATGGAAAGCTTCAAATTATAAGGAGGAAAAGTTATGCCTGAAACCAGACGTGGCCCTAATGATCGTTCGAATAGTGAAGAAAGACTAAAGAAAACAATCAGACATATGGAAGCAGCCGAAATAGCGATGGAATATGCTCCTGAAAAAGACGTTGCTGCAATTAAAAAGAAAAATGAACAACGCGCGGAAAGTATAGAAGGATTGGAGAAAGAAATTAAAGCAGCTGAAAAATCAGGATTAAAAGGATACCTATAACACTTCTTAAGCTAGCCAGATATGAAATAATATCGTGGCTGGCTTTTTCATTACATAAATTGAAACTATTTTAACTTCTTTTCGTAGAGAAGTTGAGGTGAGATTATGAAAAACTTTACAGGAATATTTCTTATAGGATTAAGTATTATTATTGCTTATACTAATTTGCAAAATTTGCCGGAGAATATCTTAACGTACATATTAGTCATTATATTAATCAGCTTTCCACTCTATTTAACAGGTCATTTATTACGCTGCACTTTTAAAATTTTTAAAGAGAAAGTAATTTTGTGGTCTGCCGCATATGCATTTGTTGCATTGCTCATTCCTCTTCTATTTTTTAGCTATACACATTACGAACAATTAAAATCAACGACTTTTAACGATCACTTCATTCTTTTTGAGTCGACTTCCTCAGTAAATGGTGGAGGTATTTCTCTTGGTT carries:
- a CDS encoding small, acid-soluble spore protein tlp, whose protein sequence is MPETRRGPNDRSNSEERLKKTIRHMEAAEIAMEYAPEKDVAAIKKKNEQRAESIEGLEKEIKAAEKSGLKGYL